Proteins encoded in a region of the Geobacillus genomosp. 3 genome:
- a CDS encoding peptidoglycan-binding protein, with product MKPSHVVLAAAFASALFLAPGDGEAAEWKEGMTSPKVKELQQLLKEKGFFTYPRATGYFGTITEEAVKAFQRAVNLPVTGVVDDATYAKLRAFTPSARALAVGSRGDDVKVLQQRLKQLGYFQYPEITGYFGTVTEKAVKQFQRANGLPANGTADAATLERLERAASQRAAAASPSPAALKIGSRGSQVSQLQTNLKQLGYFTYPNVTGYYGTITADAVRRFQKDNGLPATGLADEATLARIADAAKKKTAPPAEPNRPAIRLTIGSRGHDVERVQTNLKQLGYFTYPTITGYYGTITADAVRRFQQDAKLPATGVVDGDTYERLIGQAPAVSFDPIGLIADAAELLGTPYVWGGETPEVGFDCSGFILYVFKKQSVSLPRTVAQIWNVGKQVSSPAVGDIVFFETYKKGPSHAGIYIGNGQFVHSGASTGVMISQLSNPYWKARYLGAKRL from the coding sequence GTGAAGCCAAGCCATGTCGTGTTAGCTGCCGCTTTTGCCTCTGCGCTCTTTTTGGCGCCAGGTGACGGGGAAGCAGCGGAATGGAAAGAAGGAATGACTTCTCCGAAAGTAAAAGAGCTGCAACAACTATTAAAAGAAAAAGGCTTTTTCACCTATCCGCGGGCGACCGGCTACTTCGGGACGATTACCGAAGAGGCGGTGAAGGCGTTTCAACGGGCGGTGAACTTGCCGGTCACCGGCGTGGTCGATGACGCGACATACGCGAAGCTGCGCGCGTTCACCCCAAGCGCCCGGGCGCTGGCGGTCGGTTCGCGCGGCGACGATGTTAAAGTGCTCCAACAGCGTCTCAAGCAACTCGGCTACTTCCAATATCCGGAGATCACCGGCTATTTCGGAACGGTGACGGAAAAAGCGGTCAAGCAGTTTCAACGGGCAAACGGACTCCCGGCCAACGGAACAGCCGATGCCGCCACGCTTGAGCGCCTCGAGCGGGCGGCGAGCCAACGGGCGGCTGCCGCATCGCCTTCACCGGCGGCCTTGAAAATCGGCTCGCGCGGTTCCCAAGTCAGCCAACTGCAAACGAACTTAAAACAGCTCGGCTATTTTACATACCCGAACGTAACCGGCTATTACGGCACGATCACGGCCGATGCGGTCCGCCGCTTCCAGAAGGACAACGGGCTGCCGGCCACCGGCTTGGCTGACGAAGCGACGCTTGCGCGCATCGCCGATGCGGCAAAGAAAAAAACCGCTCCGCCCGCTGAACCGAACCGCCCCGCCATACGTTTGACCATCGGTTCACGCGGCCACGATGTGGAACGCGTGCAGACGAACTTAAAACAGCTTGGCTACTTCACCTACCCAACCATTACCGGCTATTACGGCACGATCACGGCCGATGCGGTCCGCCGCTTCCAACAAGACGCCAAGCTCCCGGCGACCGGGGTTGTGGATGGCGATACATACGAGCGCCTGATCGGACAAGCCCCAGCCGTTTCGTTCGATCCGATCGGGCTTATCGCCGATGCGGCCGAACTGCTCGGCACCCCGTATGTGTGGGGCGGCGAAACACCGGAAGTCGGCTTTGATTGCAGCGGGTTTATTCTCTATGTCTTCAAGAAACAAAGCGTCTCCTTGCCGCGGACAGTGGCGCAGATTTGGAACGTCGGGAAACAAGTCTCTTCGCCTGCTGTCGGAGACATCGTGTTTTTTGAAACATACAAAAAAGGCCCGTCGCACGCCGGCATTTACATCGGCAACGGCCAGTTCGTCCATAGCGGCGCCTCAACGGGCGTGATGATCAGTCAATTGAGCAATCCGTATTGGAAAGCGCGGTATTTAGGGGCGAAACGGTTGTAG
- a CDS encoding helix-turn-helix domain-containing protein, translating to MENLGEMLKTLRKQQRWTQEQLADKLNVSRSQISKWENGSLLPDIQSLKKLCHLFNVSADVLIGSEVQRRELLREVKQLYGTTDMDEKTLAAIDYLLQNRDMSEVMYTLAKLPEKKRKHAETMLMTIIKEYTEALG from the coding sequence ATGGAAAACCTCGGCGAGATGCTGAAAACGTTGCGGAAACAACAGCGCTGGACACAGGAACAACTGGCTGACAAGTTAAACGTTTCCCGCTCACAAATTAGCAAATGGGAAAACGGCAGCTTGCTTCCTGACATACAATCGCTTAAAAAGCTTTGTCATCTATTTAACGTCAGTGCTGATGTGTTGATTGGCAGTGAAGTGCAGCGGCGAGAACTGTTGCGTGAAGTCAAGCAGCTGTACGGGACAACGGACATGGATGAGAAGACGCTCGCCGCGATTGATTATTTGTTGCAAAACCGGGATATGAGCGAGGTGATGTACACGTTGGCGAAACTGCCCGAGAAAAAGCGAAAGCATGCGGAAACGATGTTGATGACGATCATTAAGGAGTATACTGAAGCCCTCGGCTGA
- the ssb gene encoding single-stranded DNA-binding protein, with translation MHRNMINQVVLVGRLTKDPELRYTAEGAAVTTVTLAVARNFRNTEGGIDADFVPCVLWRKTAEHTAHYCRKGSMVAVTGRIQTRRYDNKEGQRVYVTEVVADSVQFLHSGKTREWPEHV, from the coding sequence ATGCACCGGAACATGATCAATCAAGTCGTACTTGTCGGCCGGTTGACGAAGGATCCGGAACTTCGCTACACGGCCGAAGGAGCGGCCGTCACGACCGTCACCTTGGCGGTGGCGAGAAATTTCCGCAACACGGAAGGGGGGATTGATGCCGATTTCGTTCCATGTGTGTTATGGCGGAAAACGGCGGAACATACCGCCCATTACTGCCGGAAAGGATCGATGGTGGCGGTAACGGGAAGAATCCAGACGCGCCGCTATGACAATAAAGAAGGTCAACGCGTCTATGTGACGGAAGTCGTCGCTGATTCGGTTCAGTTTCTTCACTCCGGCAAAACACGGGAATGGCCGGAGCACGTCTAA